The Caretta caretta isolate rCarCar2 chromosome 10, rCarCar1.hap1, whole genome shotgun sequence genome has a window encoding:
- the LOC142073482 gene encoding zona pellucida sperm-binding protein 3-like, with the protein MSHRNSLGFALLCWVVSRVTCYNPWDFSRSDSAIWRPTPRADPPQRQAHVPSLAQPSPWARVDASQLRAVSLLQPVTVQCEEAQMVITVHRDLFGTGRLIKAADLSLGPAACRYTSLNAAENTVIFAAGLHECGSTLQMTPDSLVYSTSLNYNPTPASNPVILRTNPAVIPIECHYPRKDNVSSKAIKPTWVPFSSTLSAEERLDFSLHLMNDDWSAERPSNGFQLGEVMHIQADVHTGNHVALRLFVDSCVATLSPDRDSSPRYAVIDFNGCLVDGRSDDTTSAFLSPRPRQDTLQFMVDVFRFAGDARNLIYITCHLKVTAAEQAPDPLNKACSFNKAGNIWSPVEGIRDICRCCETGNCAVLGGQSGRGSPLDRWSGRRFQRDVASRHGEPLVREAEADVVVGPMIILDTDQGSRDLSVAQMEAEKAASEGFSSTAGLISVAAAMALAFITLGILVYRRCSHSSV; encoded by the exons ATGAGTCACAGAAACAGCCTGGGCTTTGCTCTTCTGTGCTGGGTGGTCAGTAGGGTGACCTGTTACAATCCCTGGGATTTTTCTAGGAGTGACTCAGCCATCTGGAGACCCACCCCCAGAGCTGACCCCCCTCAACGACAAGCCCATGTGCCTTCTCTTGCCCAGCCCTCCCCCTGGGCTCGGGTTGatgcttcccagctcagggctgtgtccctgctgcagcctgtcaCGGTGCAGTGTGAGGAGGCTCAGATGGTGATCACTGTGCACAGAGATCTGTTTGGGACGGGGAGACTGATCAAAGCTGCTGACCTGAGCCTTGGCCCAGCTGCCTGCAGGTACACATCCCTTAATGCTGCAGAGAACACCGTGATCTTTGCAGCTGGGCTCCATGAATGTGGCAGCACCTTGCAG ATGACCCCAGACTCCCTGGTTTACAGCACAAGCCTGAACTAtaaccccacccctgccagcaaCCCAGTGATCCTGAGAACCAATCCAGCTGTGATTCCCATTGAGTGTCACTACCCCAG GAAGGACAATGTGAGCAGTAAAGCCATCAAGCCAACATGGGTTCCCTTCAGCTCCACCCTGTCTGCTGAGGAGAGGCTGGATTTCTCCCTGCACCTGATGAATG ATGACTGGAGTGCTGAGAGACCCTCCAATGGATTCCAGCTGGGGGAGGTCATGCATATCCAAGCTGATGTCCACACTGGGAACCATGTGGCTCTGAGGCTCTTTGTGGACAGCTGTGTGGCCACCCTGAGCCCAGACAGGGACTCCTCTCCCCGCTatgctgtcattgacttcaatgg GTGCCTGGTGGATGGGAGATCAGATGACACCACCTCGGCCTTCCTATCCCCCAGGCCCAGGCAGGACACGCTGCAGTTCATGGTGGATGTGTTCAGGTTTGCAGGAGATGCCAGGAACTTA ATCTACATCACCTGTCATCTGAAAGTCACTGCAGCTGagcaagccccagatcctttgAACAAGGCTTGTTCCTTCAACAAAGCAGGCAACAT CTGGTCTCCAGTGGAAGGCATCCGAGACATCTGCAGGTGCTGTGAGACTGGGAACTGCGCAGTCCTTGGAGGACAGTCTGGGAGAGGCAGCCCTCTGGACAGATGGTCAGGGAGGCGCTTCCAGAGAGATGTGGCCTCCAGGCATG GTGAGCCCTTGGTGAGGGAAGCTGAGGCTGATGTTGTGGTAGGACCCATGATCATCTTGGATACTGATCAAGGATCAAGGGATCTCTCAGTTGCTCAAATGGAAGCAGAGAAGGCAGCATCAGAGG GATTCTCTTCTACAGCTGGTCTGATCTCAGTGGCAGCTGCCATGGCACTGGCCTTTATTACTCTGGGGATACTCGTATACAGAAGATGCAGCCATTCCAGTGTCTGA